One genomic region from Clostridium saccharobutylicum DSM 13864 encodes:
- a CDS encoding metal-sensing transcriptional repressor produces the protein MSEERKKALQSLKTARGQIDGIIKMIEDDRYCIDVANQLLAVQSLIKKADLMILQGHLRHCVKEACCNNNPEEKIEEFNKVLEKLLSK, from the coding sequence ATGAGTGAAGAAAGAAAAAAAGCATTACAATCATTAAAGACTGCGAGAGGTCAAATTGATGGAATTATAAAGATGATTGAGGATGATAGGTATTGTATAGATGTTGCTAATCAATTATTAGCGGTTCAATCTTTAATAAAGAAAGCAGACTTGATGATTTTACAAGGTCATTTACGTCATTGTGTAAAAGAAGCTTGTTGCAATAACAATCCTGAAGAGAAGATTGAAGAATTTAATAAAGTTTTAGAAAAATTGCTTTCTAAGTAG
- a CDS encoding metallophosphoesterase, with protein sequence MNNVKAVVVVLVVLSLYIMLCYYIGAKGKNIFIKRNVKIKTKIYWSIYWFTILSFLIGSILRGILTIDNWFASTVLLIGAVSIAVFIYSILLFLPVDLAILIIKRIRISKSIKYKLKRLYCGGISIFVIVFIIVGYGIWNAKNQVVTNYDVNINKAAGQLDSLNVVMVSDVHVGIGIREKGIDKLINSINELNPDIVLFCGDMVDESTPTKLKEYSTQAFKDIQSKYGVYDITGNHEYNSGDISKTISFFEEGNVKFLQDEALKINDSFYIVGRNDPAGKILDGQETKPLSDILKDVDRSLPIIVLNHRPERLQEAEGEKVDLQLSGHTHKGQIFPGNIITGLLNEDDYGYMKKDDFNLIVSSGYGTWGPPLRIGTKGEIVNIKINFNKG encoded by the coding sequence ATGAATAATGTTAAAGCAGTAGTAGTGGTCTTGGTTGTTTTAAGTTTATATATAATGCTTTGCTACTACATTGGAGCTAAAGGTAAAAATATATTTATAAAAAGAAATGTAAAGATTAAGACAAAAATATACTGGTCAATATATTGGTTTACAATTTTATCATTTTTGATTGGCAGCATATTAAGAGGAATTTTAACAATAGATAACTGGTTTGCATCTACAGTACTCTTAATTGGAGCTGTATCAATAGCAGTATTCATTTATTCTATATTATTATTTTTACCAGTTGATTTAGCTATATTAATTATAAAGAGAATTAGAATAAGTAAGTCTATCAAATATAAGCTAAAAAGATTGTATTGTGGTGGAATATCAATATTTGTAATAGTATTTATTATAGTTGGATATGGAATTTGGAATGCTAAAAATCAAGTTGTAACTAATTATGATGTAAATATAAATAAGGCAGCAGGGCAGCTTGATTCATTGAATGTTGTTATGGTTTCTGATGTTCATGTTGGAATCGGAATAAGAGAAAAAGGAATCGATAAATTAATTAATTCAATAAATGAATTAAATCCAGATATAGTCTTATTTTGTGGTGATATGGTTGATGAAAGCACTCCAACTAAGTTAAAAGAATATTCTACACAAGCTTTTAAAGATATACAGTCAAAGTATGGAGTATATGATATAACAGGGAATCATGAGTATAATTCTGGAGACATATCAAAAACAATCTCCTTTTTTGAAGAGGGTAACGTGAAGTTTTTACAAGATGAAGCTTTAAAAATAAATGATAGTTTTTATATAGTAGGTAGAAATGATCCGGCAGGAAAAATATTAGATGGACAAGAGACAAAACCACTTAGTGATATATTAAAAGATGTGGATAGATCACTTCCGATTATAGTATTAAATCATAGACCAGAAAGATTGCAAGAAGCAGAAGGAGAAAAGGTAGATTTACAGCTTTCGGGCCATACTCATAAGGGACAAATATTCCCGGGGAACATAATTACAGGTTTATTAAATGAAGATGATTATGGATACATGAAGAAAGATGATTTTAATTTGATAGTAAGTTCTGGATATGGTACATGGGGACCACCTTTAAGAATAGGTACTAAAGGTGAAATAGTAAATATAAAAATAAACTTTAATAAAGGTTGA